The following proteins are encoded in a genomic region of Arcobacter suis CECT 7833:
- the rpsO gene encoding 30S ribosomal protein S15, which produces MALDQEVKAAIAAKYGKKDGDTGSSEVQIALLTEQIKILTEHLKVFKKDHSSRLGLLKMVGKRKRLLAYLRRTNYTSFVELVASLGIRAK; this is translated from the coding sequence ATGGCTTTAGATCAGGAAGTAAAAGCAGCTATAGCAGCAAAATACGGTAAAAAAGATGGTGATACTGGTTCATCAGAAGTTCAAATTGCTTTATTAACAGAGCAAATTAAAATATTAACAGAACACTTAAAAGTTTTCAAAAAAGATCACTCTTCAAGATTAGGTCTATTAAAAATGGTTGGAAAAAGAAAAAGATTATTAGCATACTTAAGAAGAACAAACTATACTTCATTTGTTGAATTAGTAGCTTCTTTAGGAATTAGAGCTAAATAA
- the rraA gene encoding ribonuclease E activity regulator RraA, whose protein sequence is MNIQTADLCDDNKEKKIEVLSAKFKNYGGLKKFSGQIVTVKLDKSNWRLLEMLRDENGEGKIVVVDNSQEFFGVVGDKLMAFAKKNNWQAIILNGYVRDIDETKNIEVGLLAIGTCPLRNFEKTQSQRDIELNFEGVTFNTGDYVYADNDGVIVSKNKLL, encoded by the coding sequence ATGAATATACAAACAGCAGATTTATGCGATGATAATAAAGAAAAAAAAATAGAAGTTTTATCTGCAAAATTTAAAAATTATGGTGGATTAAAAAAATTTTCAGGACAAATAGTAACTGTAAAACTTGATAAAAGTAACTGGCGTTTATTAGAAATGTTAAGAGATGAAAATGGTGAAGGGAAAATTGTAGTAGTTGACAATTCACAGGAATTTTTTGGAGTTGTTGGAGACAAATTAATGGCATTTGCTAAAAAAAATAATTGGCAAGCAATTATTTTAAATGGTTATGTAAGAGATATAGATGAAACAAAAAATATTGAAGTTGGGCTTTTAGCAATAGGAACTTGCCCTCTTAGAAATTTTGAAAAAACACAATCACAAAGAGATATAGAATTAAACTTTGAAGGTGTAACTTTTAATACTGGAGATTATGTTTACGCTGATAACGATGGCGTTATTGTTTCAAAAAATAAATTACTATAA
- the moaA gene encoding GTP 3',8-cyclase MoaA, whose protein sequence is MLIDGFGRKHDYLRVSVTERCNFRCQYCMPEKPFSWVPKENLLSYEDLFKFIKASIDEGIKKVRITGGEPLLREGLAVFLKMIFDYKNDIDLALTTNGFLLPKVAQKLKDSGLKRINISLDTLNSATAAKIAQKDVLETVLKGIQAAADAGLKIKINCVPIKGINDNDVLDVLEFCKSKGYVVRFIEFMENNHAKDGAKGLNSGEIIEIISKKYSNLKIVPRDTSSPAQYYELEDGFQFGIIEPHKDDFCAQCNRIRLTAEGFLIPCLYFEDAMSIKDAVQNNRIEEAVEILKKVLQNKPEKNKWSIKDDNKISTRAFYQTGG, encoded by the coding sequence ATGTTAATAGATGGATTTGGAAGGAAACACGATTATCTAAGAGTTTCAGTAACAGAAAGATGTAACTTTAGATGTCAATATTGTATGCCAGAAAAACCTTTTTCATGGGTTCCAAAAGAGAATTTACTTTCTTATGAGGATTTATTTAAATTTATAAAAGCATCAATTGATGAGGGAATAAAAAAAGTAAGAATTACAGGTGGTGAGCCACTCTTAAGAGAAGGCTTAGCTGTTTTCTTAAAGATGATATTTGATTATAAAAATGATATAGATTTAGCATTAACAACAAATGGTTTTTTACTTCCAAAAGTTGCACAAAAATTAAAAGATTCTGGATTAAAAAGAATAAATATATCTTTAGATACTTTAAACTCAGCAACTGCTGCAAAAATTGCTCAAAAAGATGTTTTAGAAACTGTCCTTAAAGGAATACAAGCAGCAGCTGATGCTGGATTAAAAATTAAAATAAATTGTGTTCCAATTAAAGGTATAAATGATAATGATGTTTTAGACGTTTTAGAGTTTTGTAAATCTAAAGGTTATGTAGTTAGATTTATAGAATTTATGGAAAATAATCATGCAAAAGATGGTGCAAAAGGATTAAATTCTGGTGAAATAATAGAAATTATCTCTAAAAAATATTCAAATCTTAAAATAGTTCCAAGAGATACAAGTTCTCCTGCACAATATTATGAGTTAGAAGATGGTTTTCAATTTGGAATAATAGAACCACATAAAGATGATTTTTGTGCTCAATGTAATAGAATAAGATTAACCGCAGAAGGATTTTTAATTCCCTGTTTATATTTTGAAGATGCAATGAGTATAAAAGATGCAGTTCAAAATAATAGAATAGAAGAAGCAGTAGAAATTCTAAAAAAAGTATTACAAAATAAACCAGAAAAAAATAAGTGGTCAATAAAAGATGATAATAAAATCTCAACAAGAGCTTTTTATCAAACTGGCGGATGA
- a CDS encoding type IV pili methyl-accepting chemotaxis transducer N-terminal domain-containing protein — protein MKQNTISTKIKFIGILFIILMTSIIATTIYLNEKNKKDALVINVVGKQRMLTQNISKNIFYLYHNENTSYSELESSTIEFIYNLNSLKDGNDLTGIVKAPTDDIAKQLSKVEILWNNFHKNIDNFKEQEQKRNENNEAILKDIVISIYNTNTPLLNEVDTLVSMYTIYCEQKSDFIRYIQYSFALIIIFLIIYSFSQLKTMEENAKRFFEESKKIMENDSNEPLVPIKIQAEKEIVDATDTINCFIDKINSAMTYSANAIEQSKNASIKLEEITDEFDKIIDELTNSNDISKQLNKSEDIVIQSQENLMNSTKKLQELKNELNKLMNSCKAK, from the coding sequence ATGAAACAAAATACAATAAGTACAAAAATAAAATTTATAGGAATTTTATTTATTATTTTAATGACCAGTATAATTGCAACAACAATTTACTTAAATGAAAAAAATAAAAAAGATGCTTTGGTTATAAATGTAGTTGGAAAACAAAGAATGTTGACTCAAAATATTTCTAAGAATATCTTTTATTTATATCATAATGAAAATACTTCATATTCAGAACTTGAAAGTTCAACTATTGAATTTATCTACAATCTAAACTCTTTAAAAGATGGAAATGATTTAACAGGTATTGTAAAAGCTCCCACAGATGATATTGCAAAACAACTTTCAAAAGTGGAAATTTTATGGAACAATTTTCATAAAAATATAGATAATTTTAAAGAACAAGAACAAAAAAGAAATGAAAATAATGAAGCAATTTTAAAAGATATTGTAATCTCTATTTATAATACAAATACGCCATTATTAAATGAAGTTGATACTTTAGTTTCTATGTATACAATTTATTGTGAACAAAAAAGTGATTTTATAAGATATATTCAATACAGTTTTGCACTTATAATCATATTTTTAATAATTTATAGTTTTTCACAACTAAAAACTATGGAAGAAAATGCAAAAAGATTTTTTGAAGAATCAAAAAAAATTATGGAAAATGATAGCAATGAACCTCTTGTTCCTATAAAAATCCAAGCAGAAAAAGAGATAGTTGATGCAACTGATACAATAAATTGTTTTATAGATAAAATAAATTCAGCTATGACTTATTCAGCAAATGCGATTGAACAATCTAAAAATGCATCTATTAAATTAGAAGAAATTACAGATGAATTTGACAAAATAATAGATGAACTTACAAACTCAAATGATATTTCTAAACAATTAAATAAAAGTGAAGATATTGTAATTCAATCTCAAGAAAATCTAATGAACTCTACAAAAAAACTTCAAGAATTAAAAAATGAATTAAATAAACTCATGAATTCTTGTAAAGCTAAGTAG
- a CDS encoding RrF2 family transcriptional regulator: protein MLLTKKSEYALLSLIAIAKSDEPKNVDELSKELNISKSFLAKIMQNLAKQNLVVSHRGVNGGFALNKSWETITILEIVVAAEDKLPSVFECSPSIGSCPNQLASLCTIWPLLNNLQLKINDFLEKLTLKDIA from the coding sequence ATGTTATTAACAAAAAAAAGTGAATACGCACTACTATCTTTAATTGCTATTGCTAAAAGTGATGAACCAAAGAATGTAGATGAGTTATCAAAAGAATTAAATATATCAAAATCATTTCTAGCAAAAATAATGCAAAACCTAGCAAAACAAAATTTAGTAGTATCTCATAGAGGTGTGAATGGTGGATTTGCTTTAAATAAATCTTGGGAGACGATTACAATTTTAGAAATTGTAGTTGCAGCTGAAGATAAATTACCTTCTGTTTTTGAATGCTCACCATCTATTGGAAGTTGTCCAAATCAACTGGCATCACTTTGTACAATTTGGCCTTTATTAAATAATTTACAACTTAAAATCAATGATTTCTTAGAAAAATTGACATTAAAAGATATTGCTTAA
- a CDS encoding response regulator transcription factor, whose translation MQKNFINKLSAFCVLYVEDEDGIRNNIEEILKHLFREVLSAKDASEAYIKYIQNKPDLIITDIKMGNETGIDLLKRIRETDSKTRIIITSAHTDLNYLLEATELHLIKYIVKPITNDKLMEALEGFVKSYDENKIYNLDQNWVFDSSKSTISNGNEAFILTKKESTFLKLLITKNRIITYEELENAVWDDDSIMTSNAMRLFIKNLRKKLPENFLKNMQGIGYYYNMKG comes from the coding sequence ATGCAAAAAAATTTTATAAATAAACTTAGTGCTTTTTGTGTTCTTTATGTTGAAGATGAAGATGGTATTAGAAATAATATAGAAGAAATATTAAAACATCTTTTCAGAGAAGTATTAAGTGCTAAAGATGCTAGTGAAGCATATATTAAATATATACAAAATAAACCAGATTTAATAATAACTGATATAAAAATGGGAAATGAAACAGGAATTGATTTACTCAAAAGAATTAGAGAAACAGATTCAAAAACAAGAATTATTATAACTTCAGCACATACAGATTTGAATTATTTGTTAGAAGCTACTGAATTACATCTTATTAAATATATTGTAAAACCAATAACAAATGATAAACTTATGGAAGCATTAGAAGGATTTGTAAAGTCTTACGATGAAAATAAAATATATAATCTTGATCAAAATTGGGTTTTTGACTCGAGTAAATCTACTATTTCAAATGGAAATGAAGCTTTTATTCTTACAAAAAAAGAATCAACTTTTCTAAAATTACTTATTACTAAAAATAGAATAATTACTTATGAAGAACTTGAAAACGCTGTTTGGGATGATGATTCTATTATGACATCAAATGCAATGAGATTATTTATTAAAAATTTGAGAAAAAAATTACCTGAGAATTTCTTAAAGAATATGCAAGGAATAGGTTATTATTACAATATGAAAGGATAA
- a CDS encoding Crp/Fnr family transcriptional regulator, protein MTVQETIRKISFFNNLNDEQIELIASISNVSKYPNKSILYYESDISKNLLFLVEGLIKIYKVDKFDNEIFLYHIYKNSMISELTSMNDNDIYCFSNAEFTEDSIILSVNFEKFQEIFLSKNILTMELLEILLKKTHQLQCIVNRELVFDATAKVAFMLNQDLEMFNKLKRQEVSFMLHIQPETLSRVLKRLTRKETISIQNGEVIITNKEDLISIFKGIGV, encoded by the coding sequence GTGACTGTACAAGAAACCATTAGAAAAATAAGTTTTTTTAATAACTTAAATGATGAACAAATCGAATTAATTGCTTCCATTTCAAATGTATCAAAATACCCGAATAAATCCATTTTATACTACGAAAGTGATATAAGTAAAAATTTACTCTTTTTGGTTGAAGGACTCATTAAAATTTATAAAGTTGATAAGTTTGACAATGAAATATTTTTATATCATATTTATAAAAACTCTATGATTAGTGAACTTACATCTATGAATGATAATGATATTTATTGTTTTTCAAATGCAGAATTTACAGAAGATTCAATAATATTATCTGTTAATTTTGAAAAATTTCAAGAGATATTTTTATCAAAAAATATTTTAACTATGGAATTGCTTGAAATACTATTAAAAAAAACTCATCAACTTCAATGTATTGTAAATAGAGAATTAGTTTTTGATGCTACAGCAAAAGTTGCGTTTATGCTAAATCAGGATTTAGAAATGTTTAATAAATTAAAAAGGCAGGAAGTTTCTTTTATGTTGCATATTCAGCCAGAAACTCTATCAAGAGTTCTAAAAAGATTAACAAGAAAAGAAACTATTAGTATTCAAAATGGTGAAGTTATTATTACAAATAAAGAAGATTTAATCTCTATTTTTAAAGGAATTGGGGTATGA
- the cobA gene encoding uroporphyrinogen-III C-methyltransferase, which produces MPKVYLTGAGPGDVELLTLKAVRVIQNADVLIYDRLVNPEILELAKESCDLIYVGKEDKKHTLPQEAINELIYQASLKYENVVRLKGGDPFVFGRGGEEALYLYERNIKFEIIPGITSAIAVPAYAGIPVTHRGITTSFRVVTGHENPKKKISQIEWETFLNDETIVFLMGYHNIELISSKLIALGKRKDYPCAVISKGTTKEQEVVVGTLEDITNKSKNLPTPAMIIIGEVVTLREQIRWFD; this is translated from the coding sequence ATGCCAAAAGTATACCTAACAGGCGCAGGACCTGGAGATGTAGAACTTCTAACATTAAAAGCAGTTCGAGTAATACAAAATGCAGATGTTCTAATCTATGATAGATTAGTAAATCCAGAAATTTTAGAATTAGCAAAAGAATCATGTGATTTAATTTATGTTGGAAAAGAAGATAAAAAACATACTCTTCCTCAAGAAGCGATAAATGAATTAATTTATCAAGCTTCTTTAAAATATGAAAATGTAGTAAGACTAAAAGGTGGTGATCCTTTTGTTTTTGGTCGTGGTGGAGAAGAAGCTCTTTATCTTTATGAACGAAATATTAAATTTGAAATAATCCCGGGAATCACTTCAGCAATTGCAGTTCCAGCATACGCAGGAATTCCAGTAACCCATAGAGGAATAACAACATCTTTTAGAGTTGTAACTGGTCATGAAAATCCAAAAAAGAAAATTTCTCAAATTGAATGGGAAACATTTTTAAATGATGAAACAATTGTTTTTTTAATGGGTTATCACAATATTGAGTTAATTTCTTCAAAATTAATAGCTTTAGGCAAAAGAAAAGATTATCCATGTGCAGTTATTTCAAAAGGAACAACAAAAGAGCAAGAAGTAGTAGTTGGAACTTTAGAAGATATAACAAACAAATCAAAAAATCTTCCAACACCAGCTATGATAATAATTGGTGAAGTTGTGACATTAAGAGAGCAAATTAGGTGGTTTGATTAG
- a CDS encoding DHH family phosphoesterase, whose product MKLFHISHTDLDGYGCQLITKEYFKEGFFYNANYGLEVKLSIKKVLEQVLDYKEDEILILISDLNLTFQEAKDLDNDINKLIKDGYTIKLQLLDHHISGKKSAETFSWYYLDEKRCATKIVYDYMFEEHEGFNSITKAWLEPLVNAINAVDIWLENEITNFEFGKVLMSMISKVREINNILFTDLNRDFRCYLLKEASKYIDEIDGHIKLDNDVHFMKKDFLKLSDKDDTLDNLSATYLVKTLIDVKDDLTVTYKGHKGLLTYCLGSISIPANAFLRANPDYDFFIDINKKGNASFRADGKVDVAMMATKLANGGGHINASGCKFEDFKEVIDLSEVKTYIQNKLDKI is encoded by the coding sequence ATGAAATTGTTTCATATTTCTCACACAGATTTAGATGGATATGGATGCCAATTAATTACTAAAGAGTATTTTAAAGAAGGATTTTTTTACAATGCTAATTATGGTTTAGAAGTAAAATTAAGTATAAAAAAAGTTTTAGAACAAGTTCTTGACTATAAAGAAGATGAAATTTTAATTTTAATAAGTGATTTAAATTTAACTTTTCAAGAAGCAAAAGATTTAGATAATGATATAAATAAGTTAATAAAAGATGGATATACAATAAAGCTTCAACTTTTAGATCATCATATAAGTGGTAAAAAAAGTGCTGAAACTTTTTCTTGGTACTATTTAGATGAAAAAAGATGCGCCACAAAAATAGTTTATGATTATATGTTTGAAGAGCATGAAGGTTTTAATAGTATTACAAAAGCTTGGCTAGAACCATTAGTTAATGCAATAAATGCAGTTGATATTTGGCTTGAGAATGAAATAACAAACTTTGAATTTGGAAAAGTTTTAATGTCAATGATTTCAAAAGTGAGAGAAATAAATAATATTTTATTTACTGATTTAAATAGAGATTTTAGATGTTATTTATTAAAAGAAGCCTCTAAATATATAGATGAAATAGATGGACATATAAAATTAGATAATGATGTTCATTTTATGAAAAAAGATTTCCTAAAACTTAGCGATAAAGATGATACTTTAGATAATTTATCTGCAACTTATCTTGTAAAAACTTTGATTGATGTAAAAGATGATTTAACAGTAACTTACAAAGGTCACAAAGGACTTTTAACTTATTGTTTAGGTTCTATCTCTATTCCTGCAAATGCTTTTTTAAGAGCAAATCCTGATTATGATTTTTTTATTGATATAAATAAAAAAGGAAATGCTTCATTTAGAGCTGATGGAAAAGTTGATGTTGCTATGATGGCAACAAAATTGGCAAATGGTGGTGGACATATAAATGCAAGTGGTTGTAAATTTGAAGATTTTAAAGAAGTTATTGATCTTTCTGAAGTTAAAACTTATATACAAAATAAACTAGATAAAATTTAG
- a CDS encoding CoA-binding protein yields the protein MECEFPTVNSKSEEIIEIFKNTKTIAIAGLSPDSSKASNMVAVYLQSVGFKIVPIYPKEDVILGEKVYRTLSEIPFKIDMVDIFRKPDAIAQIVDEAIKIGNIDTVWFQLGLVNNEAAAIAKAAGLKVVQNKCTKIEHRNLF from the coding sequence ATGGAGTGTGAATTCCCAACTGTAAACTCAAAAAGTGAAGAAATAATAGAAATTTTTAAAAATACAAAAACTATAGCAATTGCTGGACTTTCTCCAGATTCATCAAAAGCTTCAAATATGGTAGCTGTTTATTTACAAAGTGTTGGATTTAAAATAGTTCCTATTTATCCAAAAGAAGATGTGATTTTAGGAGAAAAAGTTTATCGAACACTTTCAGAAATACCTTTTAAAATCGATATGGTTGATATTTTTAGAAAACCAGATGCAATAGCACAAATTGTTGATGAAGCAATAAAAATTGGAAATATTGATACTGTATGGTTTCAATTAGGTCTTGTAAATAATGAAGCTGCAGCCATTGCAAAAGCAGCAGGATTAAAAGTAGTACAAAATAAATGTACAAAGATAGAACATAGAAATTTATTTTAA
- a CDS encoding glycosyl transferase, producing MSFKKYIKAVGTGPKGNRNLSIEETADAVEQILLNKATQAQIGAFLIGWRTKLESNDELKGCILALRKFMKFQKVEDSIELGYSFDGRCDNPFLFPLFGKILEEFYAKNSDIRKLNLVISGDFLQPAKIGLTTKEIFTNIDASQYLHFFDRVEYLNELSNITPLRHELGLRTAFNTVEKLLNPALCEYGVTTAFHKPYVQKYLDIFAPYFKELVVVKASEGSPEVFKDGKYWKMIDGNIIEESFCLKDYGIVYDKEFENISLEESLNIVRNPDENILKLAKFNVALYLLFSKRVVSLNEAWQRLN from the coding sequence ATGAGTTTTAAAAAATATATAAAAGCAGTTGGAACAGGACCAAAAGGGAATAGAAATTTAAGCATTGAAGAAACAGCAGATGCTGTTGAACAAATATTATTAAATAAAGCAACACAAGCACAAATAGGAGCTTTTTTAATAGGTTGGAGAACTAAACTTGAATCAAATGATGAGTTAAAAGGCTGTATTTTGGCTTTACGAAAATTTATGAAATTTCAAAAAGTTGAAGATTCTATAGAACTTGGATATTCATTTGATGGAAGATGTGATAATCCATTTTTATTTCCTTTATTTGGCAAAATCTTAGAAGAATTTTATGCAAAAAATAGTGATATAAGAAAATTAAATTTAGTAATTTCAGGAGATTTTTTGCAACCTGCAAAAATAGGGCTTACCACAAAAGAAATTTTTACTAATATTGATGCAAGTCAATACTTACATTTTTTTGATAGGGTAGAATACCTAAATGAGTTAAGTAATATTACACCATTAAGACATGAATTGGGTTTGAGAACGGCTTTTAATACAGTTGAAAAACTTTTAAATCCAGCTTTATGTGAATATGGTGTGACAACAGCATTTCATAAACCTTATGTACAAAAATATTTAGATATTTTTGCTCCATATTTCAAAGAGCTAGTTGTTGTAAAAGCAAGTGAAGGAAGTCCTGAAGTATTTAAAGATGGGAAATATTGGAAAATGATAGATGGAAACATAATTGAAGAGAGTTTTTGCTTAAAGGATTATGGAATAGTTTATGATAAAGAATTTGAAAATATTTCTTTAGAAGAGTCTTTAAATATAGTTAGAAATCCAGATGAAAATATTTTAAAACTTGCAAAATTTAATGTGGCTTTATATCTTTTATTTTCAAAAAGAGTAGTTTCTTTAAATGAAGCATGGCAAAGACTAAACTAA